Genomic segment of Mycobacterium botniense:
GCGTTCCTGAAACAGATGTCGCTGGTAGTTCAGCTGCGGAATATCGGTGAGGTGGATACCGGCGATCGCCAACGTGCCGCCGCGGTCGAGAGCTTCCAGTGCGGGCAGCACCAGATCGCCGACCGGGGCGAACAGAATTGCGGCGTCCAGGGGCACGGGTGGCGGATCGGTGGCACCTTGGGCTGACGCGGCGCCGAGTTGCAACGCCAGTTCCCGTGCCGCGGCCCCACGCGTCATCACGTGGAGTTCTGCTCCCTGCGCCAAAGCAACCTGCGCGGTGATATGAGCGCTGCCGCCGAACCCGTAGACACCCAGTCGGCCACCGGGCGGCAGTTGTGCGCGCAGCAGGGAACGGAAACCGATAATTCCGGCGCACAGCAACGGCGCCAGTTCGCTTTCGGTGTAGCCGCTTGGCAATCGGTGCGCGAAAGCTGCAGGTACAGTGGTAAATTCAGCATACCCACCGTCGGCGTCCCAACCGGTGTACCGGGACTCGGGGCAGAGATTCTCGTCACCGCGTTGACAGTACTTGCACACACCACAGGTGTGCCGCAGCCAGGCGATGCCAACCCGGTCGCCCACGGCAAACTCGTCGCCTACACCGGCGCCGACCTCAACGACCTCCCCCACCACCTCATGTCCGGGTATCACTCGCTCGCGGTGCACGGGCAGGTCACCCTCGGTAACATGCAGGTCGGTGCGGCAGACCCCGCACGCATGCACTGCGACAAGCAGTTCAGAAGGCCCCGGACGCGGCACTTTGGTGATCACCTGCTCGAGTGGATGACTGCTCATCGGCCCGGGCTGACGGACCTGCCAGGCACTCATCGTCGTTTTCGCCGACCTCACCGTCATGTCCTTAATAGTGCACCGCGATATGCCCATGCACACCCGGTCAGTGCGGAGAGGCATATGTGCGCACGTCACAACCGACTGCTCGTCATCGGTGAGCGGGCTTGGTCAAAAGCACTCGGCGATAGCCGTATTGGCTTGTGATCGCACAATTAATACACAATTGATGTGTTTGCCGTGAATCCGGTGCCGTGATCGGGTGCACGCACCGGCGTTCTCGCGGTTAGGTTCTGGACGCGCGTCCCCTGACAAGCCGGTAGATCAATAACAAGATCACAGCGCCGATCAGCGCTCCTAAGAACGAGTGCTTGATCGGGGGAGTAATCGTGAACTGGTGTGGCGCGAAAACCACACTCCCAAGCGTGCCTCCGACATAACTGCCAGCAATGCCCAGCAGCGCTGTCGCGAGCCAACCCATGCGTGGCGTACCAGGCACGATAAAGCGCGCAACCCAACCGATGATAAGACCAAGAATAATTATCCAGATGATGTGCCAGACCACGGCCAGCTCCTTTGACGATCTTGTCGGCTGGTGGCCAGGATAACGCGGCGGCTTAACAGTAAATGGACAATAAGCAATCCGAGAGGGAAAACAAAATCGGTAGCGCATCGGCGCAAAATCCGCGCCGCCGGATCAGGACCGTGAGGGACGGTCCGATTGCGGGCCTGCCCCAGCGGGCAAAGCGCTGACCAGCACAGAACGCCCGGTCAGGCCGCTCGCGTCGTCTGCGGGACCGGTGCGGTGCCTGGAGCTTGTTCCCCGGCAGGTGCGGGCACCGGCGGCGGAGCGCCGGGGGCCGGCGGAGCGGCAGGGGCCGGCGGAGCGGCAGGTGCGGGCACCGGCGGCGGAGCGCCGGGGGCCGGCGGAGCGGCAGGGGCCGGCGGAGCGGGTGGTGGTGTCCAGGGGCGGATGGATTCGGCCAACGTGGTGGCCACGGATTTATCCACCGGGTCGTTAGCTGTGCCCAGGTAGACCACAAACCAGCGCTGGGGTGGCGAGCTGGTGGCAGCGTTGGGTGCTGTCGTGCCGATCACACCGGTCCAGATTTGGCCATTCGGTTTGCTGGTGTCGCTGAACTTGACCTCGTAGTAGGACGCACTGCCCGTCATGCCGTTGGCCTTCAGCGGTGTCGTTTCCTGATTGATCCGTGTGCCCGGGTATGGCATGAAAAACTCCCCCATGTCCGAGGCCAACCGGGTCGCGGCTTTCGCGTTGTCGGGTTCGGCGCTGGCATACAGCTTCTGGTCCAGCCGGCCCAGCACGATACGGGTGTCGTTGGCAACGGGCGGCGGTTGCCCTGGCGCGGCCGGACCGATCTCCTTGCTCAACAGTGCAGATCCGTAGTCGAGGTGGGTAGCGTCGGATTCCACCCAGCCGGTGGGGATGACATAGCTGAATCCGCCGGCGGCGTTGGTAACGCGACCGGCTTCGGGTGCGTTCGGGTCAACCGGCGGTGGTACCGCGTTCGGGCCAGCCGGCGCTGCAGGCGCATTGGGATCAGCCGGACCCGGCGCGGCGTCTGGTGCCGTGTTGGTGTTGGTGCCGGCCGGCGGCGGGGCCGGCGCCGTGCTACCCGGCGGTGGAGGTGGCGGATCCGCGTTCGCGGCAGTTGCCGGCAACGCAATCGTGATACCGCCAGCACCGCTCACCACGGCGAGCGCCAAGGTCATCCAGCGGCCGTTCCGGTGCGTCGGATTGGGGTCCACCCGGTCCATGGCGAAGAACCTACCGTGTTACAGCCGTGACGCAAGTGTGGCTTGCTGAAGATGTGATTGGCCGTGCGAGGGTGCTGCGCGCGTGTGGTTCACCGGCGCATAGTTCTCAACTGTGCCGGTGATGGTCGGCCTCCTGGCACCGGTCGTGGCCGGTCGTGGGTGGTGACGCGGTGTTTCCGCGCTGACACCCGCACCTGCGACGCACGACAGGCACACCGTTCCAAATAGTTATGGAAATGCTGCGCGAGTCGTCTCAGGCCGTGGTTACACCGCTGGCTACTGTCGAGTAACATCGGCAGAAGTCTTGAGCCGACGAAAGGGTGGTCCGGCCTCTGGCCCGGGTTGAGCGCCGACGACGAGGAGGTCATGGCAGTGGACGTGCTGGTCACTGGCGGTGATACCGAGCTGGGGCGCACAGTT
This window contains:
- a CDS encoding zinc-binding alcohol dehydrogenase family protein gives rise to the protein MTVRSAKTTMSAWQVRQPGPMSSHPLEQVITKVPRPGPSELLVAVHACGVCRTDLHVTEGDLPVHRERVIPGHEVVGEVVEVGAGVGDEFAVGDRVGIAWLRHTCGVCKYCQRGDENLCPESRYTGWDADGGYAEFTTVPAAFAHRLPSGYTESELAPLLCAGIIGFRSLLRAQLPPGGRLGVYGFGGSAHITAQVALAQGAELHVMTRGAAARELALQLGAASAQGATDPPPVPLDAAILFAPVGDLVLPALEALDRGGTLAIAGIHLTDIPQLNYQRHLFQERQIRSVTSNTRADARAFLDFVSQHHITVTTPEYPMGQADQALADLSAGRIAGAAVLRM
- a CDS encoding GlsB/YeaQ/YmgE family stress response membrane protein — protein: MVWHIIWIIILGLIIGWVARFIVPGTPRMGWLATALLGIAGSYVGGTLGSVVFAPHQFTITPPIKHSFLGALIGAVILLLIYRLVRGRASRT
- a CDS encoding alanine and proline-rich secreted protein Apa, which gives rise to MDRVDPNPTHRNGRWMTLALAVVSGAGGITIALPATAANADPPPPPPGSTAPAPPPAGTNTNTAPDAAPGPADPNAPAAPAGPNAVPPPVDPNAPEAGRVTNAAGGFSYVIPTGWVESDATHLDYGSALLSKEIGPAAPGQPPPVANDTRIVLGRLDQKLYASAEPDNAKAATRLASDMGEFFMPYPGTRINQETTPLKANGMTGSASYYEVKFSDTSKPNGQIWTGVIGTTAPNAATSSPPQRWFVVYLGTANDPVDKSVATTLAESIRPWTPPPAPPAPAAPPAPGAPPPVPAPAAPPAPAAPPAPGAPPPVPAPAGEQAPGTAPVPQTTRAA